Within the Thermosynechococcaceae cyanobacterium Okahandja genome, the region CTTCCACATTAAAATCAATCAGTTCCACAAAAAAGCCGTAGGACTGCACCCCCGTGATAATGCCGGGGCGTACTTCTCCAATGCAGGCTTGGACTTGGCGCACCCGCTGTAGGCCAACCAGATCTTTCCAAGCACTCTGGGTTTGGCGTTCCCGCTCCTGCAGGTGGGCGACAATTTCTTTGAGGAGGGCTTCGATCTCCCGCTGGGTGTCGGTGGTTAAAACTTGCCAATTCACCTGCTCAAGGCAACTGGAATGGCCGAGGTTTACCCGCTCTTTGGCACGGGGACTGCGGCGATCGCGCCCTTGGGTGAGCAGGGTATGCAAAATCCGCTGGTTGACAATATCGCTGTAGCGCTGTAGCGGTGAGCAAAAGTGAGCATAACCAGAGGCAAGCGCCAAACTAAAGTGGGGCAACGGGGTGACTGAGTTCGTCGCGGGTTTGAGGGTCTCCAGCAGCAGTTCTTGGAGCACCGGCGCTAGATCCGATGCCCCTAACTGGCCGAAAAACCGCTGCATATCTTTGGGAGCCACACTGGTGCTCTCCCCAAGACTCAGGGGTAAGTTCAGGTTTTGGCAGAGCTTCAGAAACTCCTGCACGTTCGCGACATCCGGCACCTGCTGCGTACGGTACAGCGCGGGTACCCCAAGGCGGACGAGGTGGGTGCCCAACAGTTCGTTGGCCAGCACCACTAAGCTCGTCCAAGGGGCGGGGGTCGAGAGAGGAATAGCGGTCGCCAAGCCCTCGTCGGCATAGGCTAGGCTTAGGCTCACCGCAGGGCTGATTTCAATACTGCCCCGCTGCTGGCGCTGCTGGCTAACGGCGGTCGCCAACTGAATGAGGGTGCGCAGCCAGTCGCCGGAGCTATCCCCCCGAGCAAGGGTATCAAGGACCTGCTGACTCTCCACACAGGCATCTACGGTAATGCGGCTGCGGTGGATGGTGTAGGACTGCACCACCCCAGCGCTGGTCAGATGAATCAGTAGGGAAATGGCGGCGCGATCGCCCCCCGGCAACAGTCGCACCCAAGTAAGTTCAGGGGGTAACAGGGGCACACTCAACTCCGGAGTTGCCAGCGTCATCCCTTGGCGGCGAGCTGCGCGATCTAGCGGGTCATCCAAGGGCAGTACCCCGCCCACATCGGCAATGTGAATACCCAACTGCCACAGGTCGGCCTCAAGGGCATCCAAGGAAAAAGCCACCTGTGGTTCTTGACCGGGAGCCACAAGGGTAATGGTCACTAAGTCCCGCAAATCCTGTCGCTGCTCAAACTCAGCCGTTTGTAATTGCTGGTTGAGGCGGGTGGCCGCTGCCTGCAAAGCGGGGCTAAACTGCCGCACAACGTTGTGCTTACAACAGATCAGGTCAAGGGCAGGGGCAGACTGGGCATCGGTGCCCAGAATTTGCCCAATATCCCCGATGGGCAGATACCCCCCCAAGGGATAACGGCGGATGTTCACGTGCACCAACTGATCCACCACCTGGGTTAAATCGGGCACGAGGTCATTGGGTTCAAGGGCAATTTCAAACAGGAGGCGATCGTCGAGGGGCGTGGCGCGAAAGCCGTGCTCGGTCTGCTTCACCCGGGCAATGACCGAGGGGTTGCCGCGCTCAAGAATCAGTTTGACTTCCCCTTCCGGCGATTTTTTACGCCGTCCTTCGCGGGTGACTCGCACCAGAACGCGATCGCCATTCCAAGCGGTACTGAGTTGATTTTCCCGGACAAAAATATCCTCTGCCCCTTCGGTATCCTGAATGGCAAAGCAGAAGCCTTTACTAGAGCAGCGCAGTCGCCCTTCAATAAGACCATCGTCGCTGGCGCGGCGGTACTTGCCCCGCTCCTTCGTCAACAGGCCAATGCGTTCAAGGGCATCAAGGGCAATTTCCAACTCCCGTTGGCTTTGTTCATCATCACAGCCCAATTTTTTTTCTAGGGCCTTTGGGGCAACAAACTTATCTTCAGTGAAATTTGCAAGCAGGCTGGCAATTGTAAAATGCATCGGTCACTCAGTAACGGGTAGCAACAACAAACGTGGACTGTAGCGATGGCGGCCAAAAGCGTCGTCAAAAGGCCATGATATTCATGATGTAGCTTATCATAGCTAGGCTCGTTGCCACGATCTTTGTGGCGATACCCCCAATGTGTCCTATAATTGTGTCGCGTTGATTCTGGGCACGAAACATCCTAGATTTGAGGAATGGCGATCGCCCGCATCATCTTTTAATTCGTCCATCCATTGAAATCTACAGGCATCTATGACTGACTCTGAAATTTTCGAAAAAGTAAAATCTATTGTTGCCGATCAACTCAGTGTTGATGCTGAAAAAGTCGTGCCCGAGGCCAGCTTTGCAGACGATTTGAACGCCGACTCCCTTGACTCTGTGGAACTCATCATGGCGTTGGAAGAGGCCTTCGGGGTCGAAATTCCGGACGAAGAAGCGGAAAAACTGAAAACCGTGCAAGATGTCCTAGACTTTATCTCCAGTAAGGCAGCTGCGTAAGACCCATGACGAAGGCTCACCAAAAACGGGTGGTTGTCACCGGCATGGGCGCCATCACCCCCCTTGGCAACACCCTAGCGGAGTATTGGGACGGCCTAATGGCCGGGCGCAATGGCATTGATCGGATTACCCTCTTTGATGCCAGTCGTCATGATTGCCGCATTGCTGGTGAAGTGCGCGGGTTTGACCCCACCCTCTACATGGATCGCAAAGATGCCAAGCGCATGGATCGCTTCGCCCAGTTTGGGGTGGCCGCCAGTAAACAAGCCCTTGCGGATGCTCAACTGACCATTGACGAGAGCAACGCCACCGACATTGGCATCATTATTGGCACGGGAGTGGGGGGTCTGCGGGTGATGGAAGATCAGCAGGAGGTCTATCTCACCAAAGGGCCGGATCGCTGTAGCCCCTTCATGATTCCGATGATGATTGCCAACATGGCCGCGGGGCTAACGGCCATTCACACAGGAGCCAAAGGGCCGAACTCCTGCTCGGTGACCGCCTGTGCCGCTGGCTCTAATGCCATTGGGGATGCCCTGCGCCTGATTCAGCACGGCTACGCCAAGGCCATGATCTGTGGTGGCACCGAAGCTGCCATTACCCCCCTCTCGGTGGCCGGGTTTGCCGCGGCTCGTGCCCTCTCGACCCGCAATGATGACCCCCACCACGCCAGTCGCCCCTTCGATAAAGATCGCGATGGCTTTGTTCTGGGGGAAGGCGCCGGTATCTTAATTTTGGAAGAGCTAGAGTTTGCCCTTGCGCGGGGTGCCCGCATCTATGCAGAAATGGTGGGCTATGGCCTCACCTGCGATGCCTACCACATGACCGCACCCTCGCCGGGGGGGGAAGGGGCGGCGCGCGCCATTGAAGGATGCCTCAAGGATGCCGGCATTGCCCCCGACCAAGTGAGTTACATCAATGCCCACGGCACCAGTACCCCCGCCAATGACAGCACCGAAACCGCCGCGATTAAACGTGCCCTTGGGGAAGAGAATGCGCGCCGTGTGGCCATTAGTTCCACCAAGTCCATGACCGGACATTTACTGGGGGGATCTGGGGGAATCGAGGCGATCGCCACAGTCATGGCCGTTGCCCACGACCGCATCCCCCCTACAATTAACTTGGAGCATCCCGATCCAGCCTGTGATCTGGACTACGTCCCCCACCATAGTCGTGCCTGCCCGGTGACAGTTGCCCTTTCCAACTCCTTTGGCTTTGGCGGTCACAATGTCACCTTGGCGTTCCGTAAATTTTTACCAAGCGCTTAGCTGCTTGCTGCACACCCCATTCGTAGAGAGAGAAAGCAATGCCTGCGGTAACTCAATCCCTTGACGACCTCTGCATTAACGCGATTCGCTTCTTGGCAATCGATGCGGTGCAAAAAGCCAACTCTGGCCACCCGGGTTTACCCATGGGAGCCGCTCCAATGGCCTACGTCCTCTGGAACCAATTTATGCGGTACAACCCCAAAAATCCGCAGTGGTTCAACCGCGATCGCTTCGTCCTCTCCGCCGGTCACGGCTGCATGTTGCAGTACGCCATGCTCTACCTCACCGGCTACGATAGCGTGACCATTGAGGATATTAAACAGTTTCGCCAATGGGGGTCGCGCACCCCAGGTCACCCCGAAAATTTTGAAACCCCGGGGGTTGAAGTCACCACTGGCCCCCTAGGGCAGGGGATTTGTAATGCGGTGGGGCTAGCCGTGGCAGAAGCCCATTTGGCGGCTCGCTTTAACAAGCCCGATGTCAAACTGGTGGATCACTACACCTACGTCATCCTTGGGGATGGCTGCAACATGGAGGGGATTTCCGGTGAAGCCTGCTCTTTGGCCGGGCACTGGGGCTTAGGCAAACTCATTGCCCTCTACGATGACAACCATATTTCCATTGATGGCTCCACCGATATTGCCTTTACCGAAGATGTGTGCAAACGCTTTGAGGCCTACGGCTGGCACGTGCAGCACGTGGCCAATGGCAATACCGACTTGGCGGCGATCGCCCAGGCCATTGAAGCGGCAAAAGCGGTAACCGACAAACCCTCCCTCATTAAAGTGACCACCACCATTGGCTATGGCTCCCCCAACAAAGCCAATACCGCCGGTGTGCACGGGGCGGCGCTTGGGCCAGACGAAGTCAAACTAACGCGCGAGAATTTGGGTTGGAACTATGACCCCTTTGTGGTGCCCGATGAGGTGCTTGCGCACTTCCGCAAAGCCATTGAGCGGGGAGCCGCCGCCGAAGCCGAGTGGCAGCAAACCCTAGCCACCTACCGCCAACAGTACCCCACAGAAGCGGCGGAATTTGAACGGCTACTGCGGGGTGAGTTACCCGCCAACTGGGATGCCAACTTGCCCAGTTATACCCCAGAAGACAAGGCGGTGGCCACCCGTAAGCACTCCGAACTTTGCCTGAACGCGATCGCCCCCAATCTGCCAGAACTCATTGGTGGCTCAGCGGATCTCACCCACTCCAACCTCACGGAACTCAAGTGCTCCGGTGACTTCCAAAAAGGGCAGTACCAGAATCGGAATATCCGCTTTGGCGTACGCGAGCACGGCATGGCCGCCATCTGTAACGGCATTGCTCTGCACAACTCTGGCCTGATTCCCTACTGTGCCACTTTCCTTGTCTTTGCCGACTACCTGCGACCGGCACTGCGCCTCTCGGCCCTCTCCCAAGCAGGGGTCATCTACGTCATGACCCACGACTCCATTGCCCTTGGCGAAGATGGCCCGACCCACCAACCGGTGGAAACCCTTGCCTCCCTGCGCGCCATTCCCAACCTACTGGTCATTCGTCCCGCAGACGGGAACGAAACCTCCGGCGCGTACCAAGTGGCGGTACAGCGGCGTAAGCAGCCAACGCTACTCGCCTTGACGCGGCAAAATTTGCCCAACTTGGCCGGTAGCTCCGCCGCCAACGTGGCCAAGGGTGCCTACACCCTCGTTGAGTGCGACGGCACACCCGATCTCATTTTGATTGGTACCGGCTCAGAAGTCTCCCTGTGCGTGAAGGCAGCAGAGGTGCTCAGCAGCAGTGGCACCAAGGTACGCGTTGTCTCGATGCCCTCCTGGGAACTCTTTGCCGAGCAATCTAGCGAGTACCAAGCCAGCGTGCTGCCAGCGGGGGTAAAACGCCTCGCGGTGGAAGCGGCCACAAGCTTTGGCTGGTGTCGTTATGCGGATGCCACCCTAAGTGTGGATCGGTTTGGGGCCTCGGCACCCGGCGGCGTGCTGATGGAAAAATTTGGCTTTACGGTGGATAACGTTGTAGCTAAAGCGAAGGCACTGCTGGCCTAGGGTCTGTGGTTGCCACCGCCCCACCTTTCACCGGAAAATAAATATACAAGCAGGGTAGGGGGGCGTTCACTCTCTGCCCTGCTTAACTTT harbors:
- a CDS encoding ribonuclease R, with product MHFTIASLLANFTEDKFVAPKALEKKLGCDDEQSQRELEIALDALERIGLLTKERGKYRRASDDGLIEGRLRCSSKGFCFAIQDTEGAEDIFVRENQLSTAWNGDRVLVRVTREGRRKKSPEGEVKLILERGNPSVIARVKQTEHGFRATPLDDRLLFEIALEPNDLVPDLTQVVDQLVHVNIRRYPLGGYLPIGDIGQILGTDAQSAPALDLICCKHNVVRQFSPALQAAATRLNQQLQTAEFEQRQDLRDLVTITLVAPGQEPQVAFSLDALEADLWQLGIHIADVGGVLPLDDPLDRAARRQGMTLATPELSVPLLPPELTWVRLLPGGDRAAISLLIHLTSAGVVQSYTIHRSRITVDACVESQQVLDTLARGDSSGDWLRTLIQLATAVSQQRQQRGSIEISPAVSLSLAYADEGLATAIPLSTPAPWTSLVVLANELLGTHLVRLGVPALYRTQQVPDVANVQEFLKLCQNLNLPLSLGESTSVAPKDMQRFFGQLGASDLAPVLQELLLETLKPATNSVTPLPHFSLALASGYAHFCSPLQRYSDIVNQRILHTLLTQGRDRRSPRAKERVNLGHSSCLEQVNWQVLTTDTQREIEALLKEIVAHLQERERQTQSAWKDLVGLQRVRQVQACIGEVRPGIITGVQSYGFFVELIDFNVEGLVHVSSLKDDWYEYRAHAQTLTGRRNRLRYRLGDRVDVLIKNVDSYRQQVDLTVMGGGSQASEEDLGPGAETAEALETDESTDESIVEDDPRA
- the fabF gene encoding beta-ketoacyl-ACP synthase II, which codes for MTKAHQKRVVVTGMGAITPLGNTLAEYWDGLMAGRNGIDRITLFDASRHDCRIAGEVRGFDPTLYMDRKDAKRMDRFAQFGVAASKQALADAQLTIDESNATDIGIIIGTGVGGLRVMEDQQEVYLTKGPDRCSPFMIPMMIANMAAGLTAIHTGAKGPNSCSVTACAAGSNAIGDALRLIQHGYAKAMICGGTEAAITPLSVAGFAAARALSTRNDDPHHASRPFDKDRDGFVLGEGAGILILEELEFALARGARIYAEMVGYGLTCDAYHMTAPSPGGEGAARAIEGCLKDAGIAPDQVSYINAHGTSTPANDSTETAAIKRALGEENARRVAISSTKSMTGHLLGGSGGIEAIATVMAVAHDRIPPTINLEHPDPACDLDYVPHHSRACPVTVALSNSFGFGGHNVTLAFRKFLPSA
- the acpP gene encoding acyl carrier protein, with the protein product MTDSEIFEKVKSIVADQLSVDAEKVVPEASFADDLNADSLDSVELIMALEEAFGVEIPDEEAEKLKTVQDVLDFISSKAAA
- the tkt gene encoding transketolase, which gives rise to MPAVTQSLDDLCINAIRFLAIDAVQKANSGHPGLPMGAAPMAYVLWNQFMRYNPKNPQWFNRDRFVLSAGHGCMLQYAMLYLTGYDSVTIEDIKQFRQWGSRTPGHPENFETPGVEVTTGPLGQGICNAVGLAVAEAHLAARFNKPDVKLVDHYTYVILGDGCNMEGISGEACSLAGHWGLGKLIALYDDNHISIDGSTDIAFTEDVCKRFEAYGWHVQHVANGNTDLAAIAQAIEAAKAVTDKPSLIKVTTTIGYGSPNKANTAGVHGAALGPDEVKLTRENLGWNYDPFVVPDEVLAHFRKAIERGAAAEAEWQQTLATYRQQYPTEAAEFERLLRGELPANWDANLPSYTPEDKAVATRKHSELCLNAIAPNLPELIGGSADLTHSNLTELKCSGDFQKGQYQNRNIRFGVREHGMAAICNGIALHNSGLIPYCATFLVFADYLRPALRLSALSQAGVIYVMTHDSIALGEDGPTHQPVETLASLRAIPNLLVIRPADGNETSGAYQVAVQRRKQPTLLALTRQNLPNLAGSSAANVAKGAYTLVECDGTPDLILIGTGSEVSLCVKAAEVLSSSGTKVRVVSMPSWELFAEQSSEYQASVLPAGVKRLAVEAATSFGWCRYADATLSVDRFGASAPGGVLMEKFGFTVDNVVAKAKALLA